A segment of the Pseudomonas serboccidentalis genome:
GCACGAACATCCCGGCATCGCGCTTGGGGTTGTTGATCACGTGTACCGCGTAGGACTTTTCCGGATTGAAGTGCGGGAAACCGTGCACTTCATAAATCAGCATCGGGTCACGCTCCTTGGCCACGAACAGACGCTTGCCCACCGAATCATACGCCAGGCCTTCGAAGCCCTTGTTGCCGCTCATGTGCACGCCGAGGGTCATTTGCTCAGCGTCCGCCGCATCGAGGAAAGCGGTGTCCTGCTCCAGATGGACCTTGATCAGACGTTGCTGGCGCTCGTCGGTGATCACGTATGTGTCGGCGCTGATGAACTCCACCGCTTCCGGATCGCCGAAACCGATCAGCGCGATACGCCGCAGGATCTTGCCTTCGAGCGACAGTTCGACCAGTTCGGCATTCTTGTTGGTCACGGTGAACAAGCTGTGGCGCACCGGGTCGTAGGTCAGCGCCGAGACATCGTCGTTCAGACCATCGATGACCCTGGCTTCGACCTCAACCCGGTACTGATCCAGGCCGATGGCCTGGCTGCTCAACGGCTGCCACAGGGTGTGCAAATTGAACCAGGCGCGCTCGAACAGGCGCAGGCATTGGCCGATCGCGATCAACGCGATCAGGGCCATCACTGACAGGATGACAAACAGGGGCTTGGGACGGGCAAGTCGACGCATTCGGGCAGGCTCGGGATCAAAACAGGCGGATGAAATATCACGCCTGTCTGAACTGAAGCTTAATGGCCACTTGCCCTTCGCCACAACAGAACCGTGTAGGAGCTGCCGAAGGCTGCGATCTTTTGACGTTGATTCTAAAAACAAAATCAAAAGATCGCAGCCTGCGGCAGCTCCTACATGAGGACCGGTGAAAGGCTTTTATTTCTGCTTTTCGAAGCGGTAGAACAGGTTCGGCTCGCTGACCATGTACAGCGTACCTGCGTCGTCCATGGTCACGCCTTCGGCGCGGGGAATGGTGCTCTTCAAACCATTGAAGCCGCCGAGCAGGGTCATGAAGCTGACCTGATCGCCCTTCTCGTCCAGCTCCAGCAGCAGGTGCGAGTCGGCGGACAGCACCAGGGTGTGGCCCGTACGCGGGTCGATTGCCAGCGCCGAGAGGTTGCGGATATCCAGTTCATCACTGGCCAGCTTCTGCTTGTCGCCCTTGAGCGTCTGGCTGCCGTCGCTTTTCCAGGTGAACAGTGCCGGGGGCCGCTCTTCGCCCAGCAGCAACTGCTGGTTAAGCGGATCCCAAGTGATCGCTTCGAACGCCTTGTTCTGGTTCTTCGACGGGCCGAGGTCGTATTTGG
Coding sequences within it:
- a CDS encoding SdiA-regulated domain-containing protein, whose protein sequence is MRRLARPKPLFVILSVMALIALIAIGQCLRLFERAWFNLHTLWQPLSSQAIGLDQYRVEVEARVIDGLNDDVSALTYDPVRHSLFTVTNKNAELVELSLEGKILRRIALIGFGDPEAVEFISADTYVITDERQQRLIKVHLEQDTAFLDAADAEQMTLGVHMSGNKGFEGLAYDSVGKRLFVAKERDPMLIYEVHGFPHFNPEKSYAVHVINNPKRDAGMFVRDLSSLQYDERSGHLLALSDESGLILELDVDGRPLSTLSLNKGRQGLQKRVPQAEGIAMDDDGTLYLVSEPNLFYVFKKPAQN